The Alosa sapidissima isolate fAloSap1 chromosome 16, fAloSap1.pri, whole genome shotgun sequence genome has a segment encoding these proteins:
- the LOC121684966 gene encoding C-reactive protein-like, translating to MQTFFIASILFTACCAVPRDLSGKMFTFPVESSVARVRLPPSTNNFTSVTVCLRFFTDLTRSYSLFSTASTANTNDFLIFKPANKGRFEVYTRGKSSQFNGLPDEPNTWYSICSTWDSNSGLAQVWINGNSSTRKVGFKGNLDGKPSIILGQEQDLVDGGFDAAQSFVGMITDVHMWDYVLSACEIQRFASDLNFTPGDVINWRALDFNIVGDVVIEDSQTYGCFHNQ from the exons ATGCAGACGTTTTTTATTGCAAGCATCCTTTTCACAGCCTGTTGTGCTGTTCCTCGAG ATCTGTCAGGTAAAATGTTTACGTTTCCTGTGGAGTCCAGCGTTGCTCGTGTCAGACTCCCGCCATCAACAAATAACTTCACCTCTGTGACCGTCTGCCTCAG GTTCTTTACCGACCTTACTCGATCCTACTCTCTTTTTTCTACTGCATCCACCGCCAATACCAATGACTTCCTAATCTTCAAACCCGCAAACAAAGGTCGTTTTGAAGTGTACACACGTGGCAAAAGCTCTCAATTTAATGGCCTACCAGATGAGCCGAACACCTGGTACTCCATCTGCAGCACCTGGGATTCCAACTCTGGACTGGCTCAGGTCTGGATCAATGGGAATTCAAGTACCAGGAAGGTCGGATTCAAGGGAAATCTGGATGGAAAGCCAAGCATAATACTGGGACAAGAGCAGGACTTGGTGGATGGAGGGTTTGATGCAGCCCAGTCATTTGTAGGGATGATCACTGATGTCCATATGTGGGACTATGTCCTTTCTGCTTGTGAGATTCAGCGGTTTGCTAGTGACCTGAACTTCACCCCTGGTGATGTCATCAACTGGAGAGCCCTTGATTTCAACATCGTTGGGGATGTTGTAATTGAGGACAGTCAGACATATGGTTGTTTTCATAATCAgtaa